From the Juglans microcarpa x Juglans regia isolate MS1-56 chromosome 3D, Jm3101_v1.0, whole genome shotgun sequence genome, the window GGAATTTCTACTGGTAGCTTTTCTACATGATGATATGGTATTCACCTGATTTGGATGGAAATATATTTGAATGAGCTGAATGCATACCATGCTGCTCTCTAGCAACCTTACAATGAGAGAGCTTTGCATCTTCAGGTTTGGGTTCAACAGAAACTCTCTCCCAATCAAGCAGTTCTTTTACCATGGCATTTTTCCATTCATGTTTTCTGACTTCACCAAAAATAAACCCATCTGATTTATGAGAACCAAAACATCTACTGTATATCCCACATGGAAGCTCTTCCCAGAATTTGAGTTTGTTAAATCCATTTTCAGCTTCAAAACCTGGGGTACATTAAATCCATTTTCAGCTTCAAAACCTGGGGTACATTTGACATCACTTGATATTACATATCACTGGTTTCAAGAGTCAACAATTGGAaaaactgaaaggaaaaatgaaaggagCTTGCAGGTTAATGCAACATATGTAAAACTTATGCAAATAGTATATTAAAagccaaaacaataatataaggCATTAAGTGGAAGTGAATTATTTTCAGGgtacactttttctttttctttttgtatcgGAAAGGAAGGAATTATTTTCAGGGTACACTGTCATTGAcgttttaaaatgtttttatagaagtgtttgatgatttaaaataTAGGAAGAGCGTCGACAAAAATACTAGAATATCTTATCTGACGGAAATATGTTATTATCAATATTTCCACCTCAGATttgaaagccaaaaaaaaaaaaacaatgataaaAAGAAACAGCAATGCAAAATAGGGAAATTATGTGGAGCAGCTCAATTTGCCAAAGGTGCATGTGTTAAAAGTCTTGCCCAATAAGTTATTTTCCTTCTCCATAAAGAGTAATTAACAAATTGGCTTTACAAGACACTGTAAAAAAAGGTTTGAACCAGAAGAACGAAAGAAATAAGCTCTACCAAGCATTATACCAGAGCTCTGCTCAATGGAAGAAACTGGTGATACGGAAGATAGCATGAAGCGATCATCCTCCAAAGTTGGCCAGTGAACAAGAAGGCTCCGCCTACCAATTGCATCTCGACCAAACCACAGGGTTTTTGAACTCTCCTGCACATTACATTGTAAACTTAAGGAATAAGATGCTGGAAAATACGATATATTCGCACATATGCAATCGAAACAAATAGTAACTTACCAGTTACCTGCCAATAGATGACAGCCCAAGGACCCTTAATTGCAGAAAGAACACCTGGAATGGAACTTTGTCTTTTTTCATCACAAGAGTCTGTTATTGTGCATAAATGGGAATTAGAGGAGCAGCACTTTCCCAGGGCTTGCAGAAGAATTTCAGTATCATTGCTATCACTGTTAATGTAAATTCCTCCAAATATTTCACCTTCAAAAGCGGAACATaacattagaaaaatataaaatctatcaGAAAGAAAACTATATGAATGGAGTTGAAGACACCAGTTTTAAACGTCAAACTAGGGCCTTAGTTTAAAGTCAAATGCATCTGGTCACTGAATTGACATAGATTTACCTGAAGAACATTGCCATATTCCCCATTAAATAATTGTAGaaaactaaaattgaaaaaaaaattagcataaTAAATGAACTCAAGTACAACTGCCAACAAGAAACACCAGTAGAACcctgatccaaaaaaaaaaaaactgaggtGACAAACTAGACTAAAAGAGTGAAAGAAATAGATGCAGGAGAAGGGTCAATTCATGATCAAGCACAAGCCCATTGGTTTGACGCAAGCAGAGACATCTTAAACATACCATTATATACAAGAATATTCCCAGATATATCCACCAAGGGCTGTACAATAGGATTAATCCCCCTGAGCTGTAATGTGGCGCCAACAAAGTGAAGTTCTGCTGCAAACTTAGGAAAACCATTTTCTAGCTCATGCGCTTCTCCATCTGCACCaaataagcatttatttttcttctcgaAACGTTGCAAGTATGCCAggtccctttctttttcttcttctccttcaatAAAAGATATAATTTCTTGTTCCTCGACGGTGCTTGAAGTGTTTGGATAAAGGAAAACCTTCTTGCTACGCAAGCTATCGGGACCCCTTCCCCGCAGAGCTGCTTTAAGATCATCAATGGAGAACACCAGCTGGTGAACCAATACAAATTAATTGTATTAGTAAGGATTATACAATAGTTCATACAGAATCAAAATTCAACAGAAATAACCTTGATTATTGAGAGAGATCTTAACCCAAATAACCCCTTTCTAACTAAATAACATTTCAAGTCCCGGCAAcaaatagtattataatataatccGTAAACGGCTTCCCCCGGTAATGACTTAAGACCCTTTTTCTGTATAGTTTTCAAATACAGAAGAAGATTTGGACAACACTAAACAAGAATCATTCTCAGTAAAGTACGTTCTGGTTACACTTAAtgaataagaagaaagaaagcaataaaagaaaatgagaaaatcgCAGACGCGAAGAGATGGAAAGCTTTTACTTGCTCAGCCTTGGGCGAAGAGGCTGGAGGTACCGACTCGAGAAACAGAGATGACGCTTTACAGATACGAATGCCTGAGATAATCAAAGCAATTCCACACATCTCTCCTAATTCCTCCCTCGCTCTGGGTTTGTGCGCGTTCGCCCTTCACAGCTCACTTACCCCTAAACCCTGCGGAAATCTATTCATCGTCCTAAACTCCCAAAGGCCAAACGtcgtattaaaaaataaatttataaataaaatattataaataatttttaattatttaataccatatcataaaataataaaaatacaataaaaattaaaataataaatagcattactcaaatcATATGCgtccaaaatttatttatacatgtaATTATCTACTTTGTTATTCATAAATCTCATACATTAcgtattacaatttttttttttttaatttcttaaagtttttttttaattttattcttcataaaatgctgtaagaaaaaaaataaaaataaaaatggatgCGAGATAATAGAACTTTTCATGTaacaaacaatatataataactttAGGATTGACACTGGCGGATGCTTCCGTAGCATAGTGGTAGTGCGTTCGCTTCGTAAGCGAAAGGTCGCGAGTTCGATCCTCGCCGGGAGCTCCATCTCTTACAAATCGTTTTCGTCCCTTTTCTGAGTAGAATAAATACTTCCTTGGACCGGGCCCAAGTTTTCACCACGATCTGCGTTAAACAAACAGTCATAGTTGGATTGGGCTATGTCGCCTGAATACAATTCTTTGCGAAATTCTGTCCAACTTCATCCATAAACAGTCATGGTTATGTatgcatatttattttcaaaaaaatatgatctagaattaaaaaaaaaaaaaaattatataaattttaaattgagtggTGCTAGGACTGCAGAGACTTCTACACTTTTTTTCTACCGAACattgtaaactttttttatttatttttgtttctgtttttttcaaacatttttaaatctatttaaaaaattttaaaaaaatacatactcgttaaaaactttattttttaactattaagtaaaaaataaaaataaaataaaatgagaattcaGTACAAAATGTCGATTGAATTCCTCGGTAAATCtgtcatttctcttttaaatttatctgtttttattttcaaaaataatacaCAATACTTAGCTCCGTTTGAATTAAGAAACACTCTCTAATTCAAATACTCTTTTATCTAACTTTGAGatggtttattttgtttctattgatttctattattataaaaacaaattggcCATTTCCCATTAAAAAtcattattacttatttataaataaaacaaaatcattacaaatattatataatcatttatgGGACCTACATCTATCTCCTCTCTAAcaacttaaaatcatctcattccacttctaatttaaacataaaatttttaaaaattatctcaacttatctcaatttataaatttcactattattcataaatcatctaaatttatctcatctcacaatTTAAACGGAGccctacaaatatcatttatgttTTTCTGTCTTGAACCATTGCATTTTACTGATTCAGTTTCTAATTTTTGGACATTAATGCCAGACTTTAGACACAATAATATCCAATGCTCTAACACAGCACGTGTACACCAAGCAGGGAGAGAGAATCAAATCTCTGTTGTTTGAAAATGAGCTTCCCATCATGATTCATATGCTTGACGCTCTCCATTGATGTCAATATAATagtaagagttttattatgtataatataatagtaagagttttattatgtataagtaagtttatatattaatctatatattattattgttatctttatattctaaatttaaattagtattaattttaataaaatttattttttaactaattatattaaatatgtgCGCATATTAATAAGCAGAATcgtttataattagattttttttaatattaattgcAAGTGTACGATGAGGAGGATGATAATCTCTCGTATCCCAAACTTCTCACAAATGGCTGTTATCAAATTTAATGCCAACctctttatttaataaattgagGATGAGATGTTTTCGAACATTTATTGTGttaaatttataagaaaaatatttaaaaataattttttaatttaatgcaacataataaatcacatcagtttagaaattttactattaaaaaaaatatgatttttttaaatctttttacatattaaacatttttattcacaaaatggtttttaaatttcaacttccatccaacatttttttttaaatatcaaaggatttctatttaaaaaaaaaaaatctatctaaTCATTACCAATCACAAAACTTTTATCCAAActaaatttaatacaaaagtatctcaaattaaataaaaaactgaaaattttgtaaaaatccTCTCTAACCAAACATGTGTAGCGTGATGCTTTGAATTTTAAACGCAACGAAAACTTGATTTCAACACTATAActtaaaaattgtataaaaacatgttatataggtaaaaatatattttcattttcaatttaaattttattattgtattatataaataaatataaaattatttaagtatGTCACTTTAAtttatgtaataaaaaaacataaattagctcttatatatatataagaaataatatttatagttgtgattaggggtgggcaacggggccccgcccccgctgccccgccccGGTTCCGCCCCGCCTCCGTTAGGCGGGGCGGATCACCCTGCCCGTTAGATGCGGGCGGCGGGGCAACATCCGGGGGCGGGGGCAggctggggtgacccccgccccggaTATACCCCGCCCCGCCCGCCcggaatattattatatatataattataattatatataattatattatatacgttatttacatatatattaaaaaaaaaaacccaggcatgaaacgaatTCCCAGActtaaaactgaaaccctagTTACCCAGCCCCCCTTCTCGCCTCTGCCCAGCCCCGATTTGTTCTTCAGTTCTTCTCACTctcgctctcgcctctctctctctctctctgagttacttctcgcagccgtgagccgccgcccggtccatctatctgcatcgccatccccgtcgcacgactcggactcgcactcgattcctctctcttcatctccgaaggtaagAAATCCAAATtcgacactttaatttttttgtgatttacatatttaatggagattggaggaaggatggggtttatcggagatggaggatgagattttgtgaattgtgtgctgtggagtttagattgtgcatgtggtttgatctttgaaattttgaatagctcccgtgacccgtgaattgtgtgctgtgaattgtttttttttttttttgcattatataatgtgtgtaaatcactgaatttcaatattattgtgtctaattaattcggattggagccctaaattaatttagggctccaatccgaaaccctaaattaatttaggggttttaatctttgaaacccctaaattaatttaggttTCGAAatatcctaaattaatttaggggtttcaaagattgaaaaccctaaattaatttaggggtttaatctttaaaattgctatgcactaggggtttaaaaaattaatttaggggtttaaaaacagaatttgatgttccctaccaaattgaacaaaaaaaaaaaaaaaagaatgcactagggtatttcgaaattcaatataatgaattaagatgaaatatatatatatatatatatttatatatatatatatgaaattatgaatgtcaagtggtacttttttttattctacttttttttttatgttcattataatttatatagttgctatacttatgccttatagtctttcaagttataaatatatatatatatatattatgaatgtcaaattcatttgaacacaaaagagaatttgcataaacatgttgttttagtaaaaagaaagcatttagggtgacaagacaaagccctcaacaaatttggaacattcatactaacacaataattatggtgcatgcccattatcgatatggacatccatccttttgtaaagcgaccataatcattattatccattcatatcaacatctcatccattgttttgagttgatttttagacgtttcatttttattatattgtatttaatttctttatttaatttaatatgctcggatgtgatcatttttcttaatatgttggttcaaatttgtctgttttgagttcggggaaataattaaaatagtacaataaaaataactaaaaccactacaagtctttttataacttgaataattaatgtgtctttttaatgcctaaaatttatgactttaaattttttacaattgttagatgaattatatggtctaattttttattctaattttttttttttttatgttcattatatatttgctatgttttctataatttcagatttgttgtttgcttgagttcatggatatgccagcagattctagtgcgagctctcatttccaggccgagggcacccctacccctacccctacacctacacctacacctacacctacccctcctactcaaacccctacccctagccctacggcacattgccccgcccccaagccgagcaagaaacctgcttcaatagtttggagtcatttcaccaaactagagggtggtgactcaagtaacccccaagccaagtgtaactattgtggaaaaatttatggatgtcactataggaaacatggcacctcacaattaaaggtgcacttagaagagcaatgcaaaaaaagtccaatattaagatcattacaagacaaaagtcaatctaggctagaaattggacttaaaaaaatggcggatgagactagtgggggtgcaactttgaaggggtatactaagtatgatcccgatgagtgtagaagacacctagctcgtatggtcataatggacgatctaccttttcaaattgtttatgggaaagggttccaagcgtattctcgctacttggaaccaaggtttaatattccttctcgtcacacggtggcaaaggatgtaaaaaaaacattattacattgaaaaggagaagttgatgggtcaattggcggatcaatttgtttgtctcaccactgacacttggacatcgatccaaaattttaattatatgtctttgactgtgcattttattgattgtcattggacattgcaaaagaaaattataaaattttgtaaaatcaccgatcataagggtgagacaattggaaaggccttggaggccgcaataaa encodes:
- the LOC121256507 gene encoding asparagine synthetase domain-containing protein 1 isoform X1; amino-acid sequence: MCGIALIISGIRICKASSLFLESVPPASSPKAEQLVFSIDDLKAALRGRGPDSLRSKKVFLYPNTSSTVEEQEIISFIEGEEEKERDLAYLQRFEKKNKCLFGADGEAHELENGFPKFAAELHFVGATLQLRGINPIVQPLVDISGNILVYNGEIFGGIYINSDSNDTEILLQALGKCCSSNSHLCTITDSCDEKRQSSIPGVLSAIKGPWAVIYWQESSKTLWFGRDAIGRRSLLVHWPTLEDDRFMLSSVSPVSSIEQSSGIMLGFEAENGFNKLKFWEELPCGIYSRCFGSHKSDGFIFGEVRKHEWKNAMVKELLDWERVSVEPKPEDAKLSHCKVAREQHGMHSAHSNIFPSKSGPAQASISGPAKTVLIALKESVMRRTSLHTIFQAVTCDIRQEAHAPVAVLFSGGLDSMILAALLDECLDQSYEIDLLNVSFDGQSAPDRISAKAGVKELRRIAPSRRWKLVEIDADLSKLDLETKHVMSLINPANTYMDLNIGIALWLAARGSGCVYEGNNNDIDEDLECVEYKSKARIVLVGSGADEQCAGYGRHKTKYRQGSWLGLHEEMKLDMQRIWKRNLGRDDRCIADNGKEARFPFLDEDVIRTLLDIPLWEVANLDQPSGTGDKKILREVAQLLGLYEASVLPKRAIQFGTRIARESNRKNFGSNRAANQASAGSAAIHMPSNLT
- the LOC121256507 gene encoding asparagine synthetase domain-containing protein 1 isoform X2; amino-acid sequence: MCGIALIISGIRICKASSLFLESVPPASSPKAEQLVFSIDDLKAALRGRGPDSLRSKKVFLYPNTSSTVEEQEIISFIEGEEEKERDLAYLQRFEKKNKCLFGADGEAHELENGFPKFAAELHFVGATLQLRGINPIVQPLVDISGNILVYNGEIFGGIYINSDSNDTEILLQALGKCCSSNSHLCTITDSCDEKRQSSIPGVLSAIKGPWAVIYWQESSKTLWFGRDAIGRRSLLVHWPTLEDDRFMLSSVSPVSSIEQSSGFEAENGFNKLKFWEELPCGIYSRCFGSHKSDGFIFGEVRKHEWKNAMVKELLDWERVSVEPKPEDAKLSHCKVAREQHGMHSAHSNIFPSKSGPAQASISGPAKTVLIALKESVMRRTSLHTIFQAVTCDIRQEAHAPVAVLFSGGLDSMILAALLDECLDQSYEIDLLNVSFDGQSAPDRISAKAGVKELRRIAPSRRWKLVEIDADLSKLDLETKHVMSLINPANTYMDLNIGIALWLAARGSGCVYEGNNNDIDEDLECVEYKSKARIVLVGSGADEQCAGYGRHKTKYRQGSWLGLHEEMKLDMQRIWKRNLGRDDRCIADNGKEARFPFLDEDVIRTLLDIPLWEVANLDQPSGTGDKKILREVAQLLGLYEASVLPKRAIQFGTRIARESNRKNFGSNRAANQASAGSAAIHMPSNLT